A section of the Arcobacter roscoffensis genome encodes:
- the soxB gene encoding thiosulfohydrolase SoxB — MSKLSRREFVYMMAMLGAAPVFANSHTRMTDTNKLEDYYKLKPFGNARLMHMTDSHAQLLPVYFREPSVNLGFYGNYGKPPHIVGEKLLDYYGIKGNKRLEYAYSCVNFEKHAKAMGRTGGFSQIKTVVDFLSKSFGEDKSLLLDGGDTWQGSATALYTRGKDMVGAMNLLGVDVAVGHWEFTYKAEEVLENVKLLDAEFLAQNVKVKEDALFDGAEAYDEDTGHAFKPYTIKKMGNARVAIIGQAFPYTTIANPQRFIPDWTFGINDEGMQELVDEVREEEKPDAVIVLSHNGYDTDKKMAEVVTGIDFIMGGHTHDGVPEAYPVKNEAGTTYVCNAGSNGKFLNVLDLDIQNGKIKDFKFTLLPIFSDLIPEDKQMKKYIEDVRAPYLKELTREIATTDETLFRRGNFNGSWDQIICDALMEVKDAEISLSPGFRWGTSVMPGQAITFDDLMTQTAMTYPETYRRDISGKDIKLILEDVADNLFNEDPFYQQGGDMVRTGGISYKINPTAKMGERISEIQLTRNGAKLDPSKNYSVAGWSTVGAKSPGEPVWETVETYLKNVKHIQNLKVDTPDIVGIKGNPGII; from the coding sequence ATGAGTAAATTAAGCAGAAGAGAATTTGTATATATGATGGCAATGCTAGGAGCTGCTCCTGTATTTGCTAATTCTCATACAAGAATGACTGATACAAACAAATTAGAAGATTACTACAAATTAAAGCCATTTGGTAATGCAAGATTAATGCATATGACAGATTCACATGCCCAATTATTACCTGTATACTTTAGAGAACCAAGTGTTAACTTAGGATTTTATGGTAACTATGGTAAGCCACCTCATATTGTAGGTGAAAAGCTTCTTGATTATTATGGTATTAAAGGGAATAAAAGATTAGAATATGCATACTCTTGTGTAAACTTTGAAAAGCATGCTAAAGCTATGGGAAGAACAGGTGGTTTTTCTCAAATAAAAACTGTAGTTGATTTCTTATCAAAATCATTTGGTGAAGATAAATCTTTATTATTAGATGGTGGAGATACTTGGCAAGGAAGTGCAACAGCTTTATATACAAGAGGTAAAGATATGGTTGGTGCTATGAATTTACTTGGTGTTGATGTTGCAGTTGGACACTGGGAGTTTACATATAAAGCTGAAGAAGTACTTGAAAATGTAAAACTATTAGATGCAGAATTTTTAGCTCAAAATGTAAAAGTAAAAGAAGATGCTCTTTTTGATGGAGCTGAGGCTTACGATGAAGACACAGGTCATGCATTTAAACCATATACAATTAAAAAAATGGGTAATGCAAGAGTTGCTATTATAGGACAAGCCTTCCCTTATACTACTATTGCTAACCCACAAAGATTTATTCCTGATTGGACATTTGGAATTAATGATGAGGGAATGCAAGAGTTAGTGGATGAGGTAAGAGAAGAAGAAAAACCTGATGCCGTGATTGTACTTTCTCATAATGGTTATGATACTGATAAGAAAATGGCTGAAGTTGTAACTGGAATTGACTTTATTATGGGTGGACACACACATGACGGTGTTCCTGAGGCTTATCCTGTTAAAAATGAAGCAGGAACAACTTATGTTTGTAATGCTGGGTCAAATGGTAAATTCTTAAATGTACTTGATTTAGATATTCAAAATGGAAAAATCAAAGACTTTAAATTTACATTACTTCCTATCTTCTCAGATTTAATTCCAGAAGATAAACAAATGAAAAAATACATTGAAGATGTTAGAGCACCTTATTTAAAAGAATTAACAAGAGAGATTGCAACTACTGATGAAACTCTATTTAGAAGAGGGAATTTCAATGGTTCGTGGGATCAAATTATTTGTGATGCTTTAATGGAAGTAAAGGATGCTGAAATTTCTTTATCTCCTGGATTTAGATGGGGGACATCTGTAATGCCTGGTCAAGCTATTACTTTTGATGATTTAATGACTCAAACAGCTATGACATATCCAGAAACTTATAGAAGAGATATTTCAGGAAAAGATATTAAGCTTATTCTAGAAGATGTTGCTGATAACTTATTTAATGAAGATCCATTCTATCAACAAGGTGGAGATATGGTAAGAACTGGTGGTATTTCATACAAAATTAATCCAACTGCAAAAATGGGTGAAAGAATTTCTGAAATTCAACTTACTAGAAATGGAGCTAAATTAGATCCAAGTAAAAATTATTCTGTTGCAGGATGGTCTACTGTTGGTGCTAAATCACCAGGTGAACCTGTATGGGAAACTGTGGAAACATATCTAAAGAATGTTAAGCATATACAAAATCTAAAAGTTGATACTCCTGATATCGTAGGTATAAAAGGTAATCCGGGTATTATTTAA
- a CDS encoding rhodanese-like domain-containing protein — MKFFKKALLTTAITALCTTGSFAEGETSKFVPISKGVKSIEMNLNGEKFTLMRNQTPGNIISELYNTTNRGAPQPMIIADGVETVGELEFIEYMKKAQKDDSILIMDSRKPGWHAKLRIPGSVNVPFTNFNSKETAIEMMEDEMGVVEKDDGTLDFSEAKTIIAYCNGYWCGQTPAMVKNVKYSLLNMGYPAEKIKYYRGGMQAWTSFGFTVVGSGK; from the coding sequence ATGAAGTTTTTTAAAAAAGCATTATTAACAACAGCAATTACTGCTTTGTGTACAACAGGTTCATTTGCAGAGGGTGAAACTTCTAAATTTGTACCTATTTCAAAGGGTGTTAAATCTATTGAAATGAACTTAAATGGTGAAAAATTTACTTTAATGAGAAACCAAACTCCTGGAAATATAATTTCTGAATTATATAATACAACAAATAGAGGTGCTCCTCAACCAATGATTATAGCTGACGGTGTTGAAACAGTTGGAGAATTAGAATTTATTGAATATATGAAAAAAGCTCAAAAAGATGATTCAATTTTAATTATGGATTCAAGAAAGCCAGGTTGGCATGCAAAACTAAGAATACCTGGTTCTGTAAATGTTCCTTTTACAAACTTTAATAGTAAAGAAACAGCAATTGAAATGATGGAAGATGAAATGGGTGTTGTTGAAAAAGATGACGGTACACTTGATTTTTCAGAAGCTAAAACAATTATTGCTTATTGTAATGGATATTGGTGTGGACAAACACCTGCTATGGTTAAAAATGTTAAATATTCACTATTAAATATGGGATATCCTGCTGAAAAAATTAAATACTACAGAGGTGGTATGCAAGCTTGGACATCATTTGGATTTACAGTAGTAGGTTCAGGAAAATAA
- the soxA gene encoding sulfur oxidation c-type cytochrome SoxA has product MLLKIAKTTAFVALTSCALNAADFNAQAEKDRLALIDYFEAKFKDPYGNKNTFFPYSTDDELKNNIISGLKHEDFSKGNYAFSKNGKVSYEEINEFPPYEEFLENGEELYNKPFANGKSFKNCFPNPDVVGDYPYFDDKKKEVVSLTSAVNTCLKDNGEKPWKTKKGKMAHLQAYFANESRDSEKKVNIQIDSKAAADAYERGKEYYYSQKGYLKLSCATCHVQGAGQRVRNESLSQLLGQTSHFPVYRLKWGAASPSNDGLGTLERRMAGCVKDQGQVPPGTESKEMKELLYFMAYMSNGMPVDGPDIRK; this is encoded by the coding sequence ATGTTATTAAAAATTGCTAAAACAACTGCGTTCGTAGCACTTACATCATGTGCTTTAAATGCAGCTGATTTTAATGCTCAAGCTGAAAAAGATAGACTTGCTTTAATTGATTATTTTGAAGCAAAGTTCAAAGATCCTTATGGAAATAAAAATACATTTTTCCCGTATTCAACTGATGATGAATTAAAAAATAACATCATAAGTGGTCTAAAGCATGAAGACTTCTCTAAAGGAAACTATGCTTTTTCTAAAAATGGAAAAGTTTCATATGAAGAGATAAATGAATTTCCTCCATATGAAGAGTTTTTAGAGAATGGAGAAGAGTTATATAATAAACCTTTTGCAAATGGTAAATCATTTAAAAACTGTTTTCCTAACCCAGATGTAGTTGGAGATTATCCATATTTTGATGATAAGAAAAAAGAAGTTGTATCTTTAACTTCTGCTGTAAATACTTGTCTTAAAGATAATGGAGAAAAGCCTTGGAAAACAAAAAAAGGTAAAATGGCTCACTTGCAAGCTTATTTTGCAAATGAATCAAGAGATTCAGAAAAAAAAGTAAATATTCAAATTGATAGTAAAGCAGCAGCTGATGCTTATGAAAGAGGAAAAGAGTATTACTATTCTCAAAAAGGTTACTTAAAACTTTCTTGTGCAACTTGTCATGTTCAAGGAGCAGGGCAAAGAGTTAGAAATGAGAGTTTATCTCAATTATTAGGTCAAACATCTCACTTCCCAGTTTATAGATTAAAATGGGGCGCAGCAAGTCCTTCTAATGATGGTTTAGGAACTTTAGAAAGAAGAATGGCAGGATGTGTAAAAGATCAAGGTCAAGTACCTCCAGGAACTGAATCAAAAGAAATGAAAGAGTTATTATACTTTATGGCTTATATGTCAAATGGAATGCCAGTTGATGGCCCAGATATTAGAAAGTAA
- the soxZ gene encoding thiosulfate oxidation carrier complex protein SoxZ: MAGKTRIKAKLKKGVVTVKAMAKHAMLSYQEAERAKKEANFITYLTAKVNDKIVFEASTSQFLSKNPYLKFKFNADAVGAKKGDKVEISWVDLKGDSRTDSSKIK, encoded by the coding sequence ATGGCTGGTAAAACTAGAATTAAAGCAAAATTAAAAAAAGGTGTTGTAACTGTTAAAGCTATGGCTAAACATGCAATGTTAAGTTACCAAGAAGCAGAAAGAGCAAAAAAAGAAGCTAATTTCATCACTTATTTAACTGCAAAAGTAAATGATAAGATCGTATTTGAAGCTTCAACTTCTCAATTCTTATCTAAAAATCCATACTTAAAATTTAAGTTTAATGCAGATGCAGTTGGTGCTAAAAAAGGTGATAAAGTTGAGATTTCTTGGGTAGATTTAAAAGGTGACTCAAGAACTGATTCAAGTAAGATTAAATAG
- the soxY gene encoding thiosulfate oxidation carrier protein SoxY encodes MNRRNFLGFGLGALALSMAPSTLSAVNFRETKPKAWTATKVDEAMNEIFGTSATTKGKVKLKAPDIAENGAVIPVTVSSKLAGSKVAVFQDANPESAVAVFTVPQGGIIDYSIRIKMAKTGTVTAVVEENGKLYADSKLVKVTIGGCGG; translated from the coding sequence ATGAATAGAAGAAATTTTTTAGGATTCGGATTAGGAGCATTAGCATTATCAATGGCACCTTCAACTTTAAGTGCTGTTAACTTTAGAGAAACAAAACCTAAAGCTTGGACTGCAACAAAAGTTGATGAAGCTATGAATGAAATCTTTGGTACGTCGGCTACTACTAAAGGTAAGGTAAAATTAAAAGCTCCTGATATTGCTGAAAATGGTGCAGTTATTCCTGTTACTGTTTCTTCAAAACTAGCTGGTTCTAAAGTAGCTGTATTCCAAGATGCAAACCCAGAAAGTGCAGTAGCTGTATTTACAGTACCACAAGGTGGAATTATTGATTATTCAATTAGAATCAAAATGGCTAAAACAGGAACTGTAACAGCAGTTGTTGAAGAAAATGGAAAATTATACGCAGATTCAAAATTAGTAAAAGTTACAATTGGTGGATGTGGAGGTTGA
- the soxX gene encoding sulfur oxidation c-type cytochrome SoxX, whose translation MKIVKKLLIASALSTVCFTGAVANDALIKQGKEIFMTKNKGNCLACHGIKGMNVDGPGSMGPELQALQYWPDEALYDKVYDPYTTNPISAMPAFGKNGWLSDSEIKAVVAFLKTIK comes from the coding sequence ATGAAGATAGTTAAAAAACTACTAATTGCATCAGCTCTTAGTACAGTTTGTTTTACTGGTGCAGTAGCAAATGACGCTTTAATTAAGCAAGGTAAAGAAATCTTTATGACAAAAAATAAAGGTAATTGTCTTGCATGTCATGGAATAAAAGGTATGAATGTTGATGGACCAGGAAGTATGGGACCAGAACTTCAAGCTTTACAATACTGGCCGGATGAGGCTTTATATGACAAGGTTTATGACCCATATACAACAAACCCAATTTCTGCAATGCCTGCATTTGGTAAAAATGGATGGTTAAGTGATAGTGAAATTAAAGCTGTTGTAGCATTTTTAAAAACAATTAAATAA
- a CDS encoding c-type cytochrome — MFTLENTKLKKTLLGLIAASALLTSSFASEKVVDGAIKYEVKDGKYTSYHVNTQKVKNFNHFRTATKSELAVWNTDVMPDGTGLPEYDMKHGKPVLENGKAKKAEGSVELGIELYESQCTMCHGEFAAGGKGYPPLSIGEASTASLSKQLLNPADENPSPEGPSKVIGTYWPYASTLFWYIKDAMPFNHPKSLTNSEVYAITAYLLMENGIEIDGEELDEEYVLDREKFLKIKMPNEDGFYPNVNTKDPKQAVENMRAFLSDPKNYGTGTRCMKDCIKGKVPVLRIKNELSDFEPPASTERFWKLPEQKGSVADPKAKQAYETSCAACHGNKVIGAPVVGDKEAWASVLAKGKEAVYNNSIKGINAMPPKGGAMHLSDEEFKKVVDYMINASK; from the coding sequence ATGTTCACATTAGAAAACACAAAGCTTAAAAAGACTTTATTAGGTTTAATAGCTGCTTCTGCATTATTAACGTCATCGTTTGCAAGTGAAAAAGTTGTAGATGGAGCTATAAAATATGAAGTAAAAGATGGTAAATATACATCTTATCATGTAAACACACAAAAAGTTAAAAACTTCAATCATTTCAGAACTGCTACAAAAAGTGAATTAGCTGTATGGAATACTGATGTTATGCCAGATGGAACAGGACTTCCTGAATATGACATGAAACATGGAAAACCTGTATTAGAAAATGGAAAAGCAAAAAAAGCTGAAGGTTCTGTTGAATTAGGTATTGAATTATATGAATCACAATGTACAATGTGTCATGGTGAGTTTGCTGCTGGTGGAAAAGGTTATCCTCCTTTATCTATTGGTGAAGCATCAACTGCCTCTTTAAGTAAACAATTATTAAACCCGGCAGATGAAAACCCAAGTCCTGAAGGTCCTTCTAAGGTTATTGGAACATATTGGCCATATGCAAGTACACTTTTTTGGTATATAAAAGATGCTATGCCATTTAATCATCCAAAATCATTAACTAATAGTGAAGTTTATGCAATTACAGCATATTTATTAATGGAAAATGGTATTGAGATTGATGGCGAAGAGTTAGATGAAGAGTATGTGCTTGATAGAGAAAAATTCTTAAAAATCAAAATGCCAAATGAAGATGGTTTTTATCCAAATGTGAATACTAAAGATCCTAAGCAAGCAGTTGAGAACATGAGAGCATTTTTAAGTGATCCTAAAAACTATGGTACTGGTACTAGATGTATGAAAGATTGTATCAAAGGTAAAGTTCCTGTTCTTAGAATTAAAAATGAATTAAGTGATTTTGAACCACCTGCATCTACTGAAAGATTCTGGAAACTTCCAGAACAAAAAGGTAGTGTAGCTGATCCAAAAGCTAAACAAGCTTATGAGACTTCTTGTGCTGCTTGTCATGGAAATAAAGTAATAGGTGCTCCTGTTGTTGGTGATAAAGAAGCATGGGCTTCTGTACTTGCAAAAGGCAAAGAAGCAGTGTATAATAATAGTATCAAAGGTATAAACGCAATGCCTCCTAAAGGTGGTGCTATGCATTTATCTGATGAAGAGTTCAAAAAAGTTGTTGATTATATGATCAACGCAAGCAAATAA
- the soxC gene encoding sulfite dehydrogenase → MTKASKNSEKALDVSNEKLSRRDFFRKTAYSAGAIAAASVLGPVEARADDPAIMNEAPWGIKLGDKTDKYPYGVPSPYEHNVVRRTTELLSSGDKYATVSMCPLHELDGIIVPNGLFFTRNHGGTAHVDPKEFRLMIHGKVKKEVVLTLDDIKKYPSESRIYFIECPANGSTGWRGPQFNNLQFMKGMMSQAEWTGVMLKTVLEDIGLEKDALWMLAEGSDNATNPRTIPVEKALDDAMLVWGQNGEALRAEQGYPLRLLVPGWEGNLNTKWLRRLEFSDKPWHAKEETSKYTMLQKSGKAIQFFWINEVNSVITSPCPEKPWTNLKKGDMVEIQGIAWSGQGTIKHVDISLDGGDNWVEASLKGLVLPKAWTRFSYIYKWDGKPILLTSRAVDDTGNVQPTIDQETSVVGVENIYHRNGMVTWEVNSKGEVNNVHIRKHKA, encoded by the coding sequence ATGACGAAAGCAAGTAAGAATTCTGAAAAAGCTTTAGACGTTTCAAATGAGAAACTAAGTAGAAGAGATTTTTTTAGAAAAACAGCATATTCAGCTGGTGCTATTGCAGCTGCTAGTGTTTTAGGTCCTGTTGAAGCAAGAGCAGATGATCCAGCTATTATGAATGAAGCCCCTTGGGGAATAAAGCTTGGTGACAAAACTGATAAATATCCATATGGAGTACCATCTCCTTATGAACATAATGTTGTTAGAAGAACTACTGAACTTTTATCTTCAGGTGATAAATACGCAACTGTATCTATGTGTCCGCTTCATGAATTAGATGGAATTATAGTTCCTAATGGTTTATTCTTTACTAGAAACCATGGTGGTACAGCACACGTTGATCCTAAAGAATTTAGATTAATGATTCATGGTAAAGTTAAAAAAGAAGTTGTTTTAACTTTAGATGATATAAAAAAATACCCAAGTGAAAGTAGAATTTACTTTATTGAGTGTCCTGCAAATGGAAGTACAGGATGGAGAGGACCTCAATTTAATAATTTACAATTTATGAAAGGTATGATGAGTCAAGCTGAATGGACAGGTGTAATGCTTAAAACTGTTCTTGAAGATATTGGTTTAGAAAAAGATGCCTTATGGATGTTAGCAGAAGGTAGTGATAATGCTACAAATCCTAGAACTATACCTGTGGAAAAAGCTTTAGATGATGCAATGCTTGTATGGGGACAAAATGGTGAAGCTTTAAGGGCTGAGCAAGGATATCCTTTAAGATTATTAGTACCAGGTTGGGAAGGTAACTTAAATACTAAATGGTTAAGAAGATTAGAGTTTTCTGATAAACCATGGCATGCAAAAGAAGAAACATCAAAATATACAATGCTTCAAAAGTCAGGAAAAGCTATACAGTTCTTCTGGATAAATGAAGTAAACTCAGTTATCACTTCTCCATGTCCTGAGAAGCCATGGACTAATCTTAAAAAAGGTGATATGGTTGAAATTCAAGGTATTGCTTGGTCTGGTCAGGGAACAATTAAACATGTTGATATCTCACTTGATGGTGGAGATAACTGGGTTGAAGCTAGCTTAAAAGGTTTAGTTTTACCAAAAGCATGGACTAGATTTAGTTATATTTATAAGTGGGATGGAAAACCTATATTATTAACAAGTAGAGCTGTTGATGATACAGGAAATGTACAACCTACAATTGATCAAGAAACATCTGTTGTTGGTGTTGAAAATATCTACCACAGAAACGGTATGGTAACTTGGGAAGTTAATTCTAAAGGGGAGGTTAATAATGTTCACATTAGAAAACACAAAGCTTAA
- a CDS encoding AAA family ATPase, translating to MIDRVYLENCLSFEKVELNFQNGLNVFTGPSGAGKSILMEAILSLFSLSDVKSKLGEVTLTNSNIKNEAFDISIEDDIVIKTIKKEKVRFFLNNQTISKKKLNEFSSKLIKHLNLKDTSDFQSTKLINFLDTLAIKKDKDFINKKEKFDSLYKELKEVNLKLEKIYSDESKLEDLKEFAKFEIDKIESINPKIEEYDDLNEIKKKLAKKDKLEDAIKDASLVLNYNSAVNNALELLEVDSSFFDDTMNELTNIFEKFNDSLYELEDIDIENVLDRIEKLASLQKRFGSIKECLEYKEEKIKELESYENISFEKTKLIKKQDELQNSIKVLALDLSDSRKKVSLLLEEKINKYLKDLYLNNAKILFEEKELDKTGVDLIKFELAGVSLETISSGEFNRLRLALLTSMSEFDIVDNGVLFLDEIDANLSGKESEAISKVLTKLAKSYQIFAISHQPQLTSSSNQHFLVDKKDGKSLVKKLDNQGRINEISRMISGEKITEEAVKFAKNLLK from the coding sequence ATGATTGATAGAGTTTACTTAGAAAATTGTTTATCTTTTGAGAAGGTTGAGCTTAATTTTCAAAATGGCTTAAATGTATTTACAGGTCCAAGTGGAGCTGGTAAATCTATTTTGATGGAAGCAATACTTTCACTTTTTTCTTTAAGTGATGTAAAATCAAAATTAGGTGAAGTTACACTTACAAATTCAAATATAAAAAATGAAGCTTTTGATATTTCTATTGAGGATGATATAGTTATAAAAACTATTAAAAAAGAAAAAGTTAGATTTTTTCTAAACAATCAAACAATCTCAAAAAAGAAACTTAATGAGTTTAGTTCAAAACTAATAAAGCATTTAAATCTAAAAGATACTAGTGATTTCCAAAGTACTAAATTAATCAACTTTTTAGATACTTTAGCCATTAAAAAAGATAAAGATTTTATAAATAAAAAAGAAAAATTTGATTCTTTGTATAAAGAGTTAAAAGAAGTAAATCTTAAACTAGAAAAAATTTATAGTGATGAATCAAAACTTGAAGATTTAAAAGAGTTTGCAAAATTCGAGATTGATAAAATAGAATCAATTAATCCCAAGATTGAAGAATATGATGACTTGAATGAAATTAAAAAAAAGCTTGCAAAAAAAGATAAACTTGAAGATGCTATAAAAGATGCCTCTTTAGTTTTAAATTACAATTCAGCTGTTAATAATGCATTAGAACTTTTAGAAGTTGACAGTAGTTTCTTTGATGATACTATGAATGAATTAACTAATATTTTTGAAAAGTTTAATGACTCTTTATACGAGTTAGAAGATATAGATATAGAAAATGTATTAGATAGAATAGAAAAACTAGCTTCTTTACAAAAAAGATTTGGCTCTATAAAAGAGTGTTTAGAATATAAAGAAGAAAAAATAAAAGAGTTGGAATCCTATGAAAACATAAGTTTTGAAAAAACTAAACTTATCAAAAAACAAGATGAATTACAAAACAGTATTAAAGTACTAGCTCTTGATTTAAGTGATAGTAGAAAAAAAGTAAGTTTACTACTAGAAGAGAAAATCAATAAATATTTAAAAGATTTATATTTAAACAATGCAAAAATCTTATTTGAAGAAAAAGAACTAGATAAAACTGGGGTTGATTTAATAAAATTTGAACTTGCAGGAGTTAGCCTAGAGACGATAAGTTCAGGTGAATTTAATAGATTGAGGCTAGCTTTACTTACTTCTATGAGTGAATTTGATATTGTAGATAATGGAGTTTTATTTTTAGATGAAATTGATGCTAATCTAAGTGGAAAAGAGAGTGAAGCAATCTCAAAGGTACTTACAAAACTTGCAAAATCTTATCAAATTTTTGCAATTTCTCATCAGCCCCAACTTACATCTTCTTCAAATCAACACTTTTTGGTGGATAAAAAAGATGGAAAATCACTGGTAAAAAAACTTGATAATCAAGGTAGAATAAATGAAATATCAAGAATGATTAGTGGTGAAAAGATAACAGAAGAAGCAGTTAAATTTGCTAAGAACTTATTAAAATAA
- a CDS encoding NAD(+)/NADH kinase — translation MKLKKSLNLLENVKSAGVVLRPSSPELKEEYLEIKRIFNDIGIETYLEYNSAKMIDFDGFSLNSLCNKVDFLVSVGGDGTLLSVVRRSFKHNIPILGINLGTLGFLTDINMDELENFLTNFKKENYRIDNRMMIEGNLNLNSFVAFNDIVISRKSISSMISIDAKIDGKPFNSYYGDGVIISTPTGSTAYNLSAGGPLVYPLTEAFIITPVAPHSLTQRPLVMPADFEIEFTISDNQGAVIIVDGQDIYEIGQNDSIKIKIAQDNARLIHRTERNYFDVLNEKLRWGN, via the coding sequence TTGAAATTAAAAAAAAGTCTTAATTTATTAGAAAATGTAAAAAGTGCTGGAGTAGTTTTAAGACCTTCAAGTCCTGAACTAAAAGAAGAATACTTAGAAATAAAAAGAATATTTAATGATATAGGAATTGAAACTTATCTAGAATACAATTCGGCAAAAATGATTGATTTTGATGGATTTAGTTTAAATAGCTTATGTAATAAAGTTGATTTTCTTGTTTCTGTTGGTGGAGATGGTACTCTTTTATCAGTTGTAAGAAGATCTTTTAAACATAATATTCCAATATTGGGTATAAACTTAGGTACATTAGGTTTTTTAACAGATATTAATATGGATGAATTAGAAAATTTTTTAACTAACTTCAAAAAAGAAAATTATAGAATTGATAATAGAATGATGATAGAAGGTAATTTAAATTTAAATAGTTTTGTAGCTTTTAATGATATTGTTATCTCAAGAAAATCTATTTCTTCAATGATTTCTATTGATGCAAAAATTGATGGTAAACCTTTTAATTCTTATTATGGGGATGGAGTTATTATCTCTACTCCAACAGGCTCTACTGCTTATAATCTTTCAGCTGGAGGTCCTTTAGTATATCCATTAACAGAAGCTTTTATTATAACACCTGTTGCTCCTCACTCTTTAACTCAAAGACCATTAGTAATGCCCGCTGATTTTGAAATTGAGTTTACTATTTCAGATAATCAAGGTGCAGTTATTATTGTAGATGGTCAAGATATTTATGAAATCGGACAAAATGATTCTATTAAAATAAAGATTGCACAAGACAATGCAAGACTTATTCATAGAACAGAGCGAAACTATTTTGATGTATTAAATGAAAAGTTAAGATGGGGTAACTAA